The proteins below come from a single Mya arenaria isolate MELC-2E11 chromosome 8, ASM2691426v1 genomic window:
- the LOC128245084 gene encoding calmodulin-A-like has translation MAENLTEEQIAEFKEAFCLFDKDGDGTITTKELGTVMRSLGQNPTEAELQDMINEVDADGNGSIDFPEFLTMMARKMKDVDQDEEIREAFRVFDKDGNGYISAAELRHVMTNLGEKLTDEEVDEMVREADIDGDGQVNYEEFTKMMTQH, from the exons GCAGAGAATTTGACTGAAGAACAAATCGCCG AGTTCAAGGAGGCATTCTGCCTGTTTGACAAGGACGGAGATGGGACCATCACCACAAAGGAACTGGGAACCGtcatgaggtccctgggtcaaaacCCTACCGAGGCTGAGCTACAGGACATGATCAACGAGGTGGACGCTGACG GAAACGGAAGTATCGATTTCCCGGAGTTTCTGACGATGATGGCGCGAAAAATGAAGGACGTGGACCAGGATGAGGAGATCAGGGAGGCGTTTCGGGTGTTCGATAAAGACGGAAACGGATACATCAG TGCTGCTGAGCTGCGTCACGTTATGACAAATCTTGGGGAGAAGTTGACGGACGAGGAAGTGGACGAGATGGTCCGGGAGGCGGACATTGATGGTGACGGGCAGGTCAACTATGAGG AGTTTACGAAGATGATGACCCAGCACTAA